Proteins from a single region of Drosophila kikkawai strain 14028-0561.14 unplaced genomic scaffold, DkikHiC1v2 scaffold_255, whole genome shotgun sequence:
- the LOC138929502 gene encoding uncharacterized protein — MPLLFAGLVGPRRVPPEVVLSDDDEEETHQHGVAGPQPASLRGMPPQAPLRTGHIGPLAPPPEVAPLDGNDEEEVRRDHRFGPLRVNLTPPRPRDTSPGDQAPSADAEEAWNQAIALSDDWVDFDGLVEDTLGDLFDSPPHTEPPATGALGPLGAVYDLVSDDEGRPRGHYNPTGDDGDDSDATVLYDPTAEDSRDIRRRRPTPPHPSDNRAPPYMGEVEAALMECFGEMPGDDFNWGSGTNTASTISADEDEEGRPSDASRPPSTGPAEDASSSTVSADEGEASQDSDWSYAPRSPPPRWTPPSTTPLQSWAPAAPSRSRPPPPSYEEIFGRGSYPDPHAAARCAAVAASRDPRPRLPTGAELAAEEARRRAEDLSEELGNPPVAQPPASGPPPSPTPRRRARRRSAPWADSPSSSSDESSLDADEGARNPPRWVPAPVEWTTPNGTLPAALLRRIHGRLATPRRRTIRILEEEGNQRFRVQINRSGRVIITLHPSRR, encoded by the coding sequence ATGCCGCTCCTGTTCGCCGGCCTCGTTGGGCCACGCCGAGTCCCTCCGGAAGTTGTCCTCAGCGACGATGACGAAGAGGAGACCCACCAGCACGGCGTCGCTGGGCCCCAACCAGCATCCTTAAGGGGCATGCCGCCCCAGGCACCCCTGCGTACCGGCCACATCGGGCCGCTGGCGCCCCCTCCGGAAGTTGCCCCGCTCGACGGcaatgacgaggaggaggtgcgACGAGATCACCGTTTTGGACCCCTGCGGGTCAACCTCACGCCGCCCCGGCCACGCGATACCTCACCCGGAGATCAGGCACCCTCCGCCGACGCCGAGGAGGCATGGAACCAGGCCATCGCCCTGTCCGACGATTGGGTCGATTTCGACGGCCTGGTGGAGGACACTCTTGGCGACCTTTTCGACAGCCCGCCGCACACGGAACCGCCGGCAACAGGCGCGCTCGGGCCTCTGGGTGCAGTCTATGACCTGGTCTCCGACGACGAGGGCCGCCCGCGCGGTCACTACAACCCCACCGgcgacgacggcgacgacaGCGACGCGACCGTATTATACGACCCCACCGCGGAGGACAGCCGGGACATACGGAGGAGGCGCCCCACACCGCCGCACCCGAGCGACAACCGGGCCCCGCCGTACATGGGCGAGGTGGAAGCCGCCCTGATGGAGTGTTTCGGGGAAATGCCCGGGGACGACTTCAACTGGGGAAGCGGCACTAACACGGCGTCCACCATCTcggccgacgaggacgaggagggcCGCCCGTCAGACGCCTCGCGACCACCTTCCACCGGGCCCGCCGAGGACGCCTCATCGTCGACAGTCTCGGCCGACGAGGGCGAGGCCAGTCAGGACAGCGACTGGTCCTACGCCCCACGATCGCCGCCCCCACGCTGGACTCCACCCAGCACTACGCCGCTGCAAAGCTGGGCACCAGCCGCTCCCAGTCGCAGCCGACCCCCTCCGCCCTCCTACGAGGAGATTTTCGGCCGGGGATCGTACCCCGATCCGCACGCTGCCGCCCGATGCGCAGCGGTGGCCGCCAGTCGCGATCCGCGACCCCGCCTGCCCACCGGCGCGGAGCTGGCCGCAGAAGAGGCGCGCCGCAGGGCGGAAGACCTCAGTGAGGAGCTCGGCAACCCACCGGTTGCCCAACCGCCGGCAAGTGGCCCACCACCCTCACCGACCCCACGCCGCCGAGCACGGCGCAGGAGCGCCCCATGGGCAGACAGCCCATCTAGCTCGTCCGACGAGTCATCGTTGGACGCCGACGAGGGAGCCCGCAACCCTCCCCGCTGGGTACCGGCCCCAGTGGAATGGACCACTCCGAACGGCACATTACCGGCAGCTCTACTCCGCCGAATCCACGGGCGCCTGGCGACACCGCGAAGGCGAACAATACGGAtcctggaggaggaggggaaCCAACGCTTCAGGGTCCAAATTAACCGCAGCGGGAGGGTGATCATCACTCTTCACCCCTCCCGAAGATAG